One window from the genome of Lysobacter helvus encodes:
- the hflD gene encoding high frequency lysogenization protein HflD — MSPAANPLDDRAIALAGLVQALRQVRQIAETGQADSAVLQTALDSVFRIDATSPLEIYGNAHAVAPGMQLLFDYFANEGDAKDALLPRLALSVMQLERRFVREGATATKVQEGLLALAPTAERLGSTHPDVLASLGTLYADTVSHLRPRVMVQGNPHYLGQAAIVSEIRAVLLAALRSAVLWRQMGGSLWDFLLRRRALVGAVQSHLRL, encoded by the coding sequence ATGAGCCCAGCCGCCAATCCGCTCGACGATCGCGCCATCGCCCTCGCCGGCCTCGTGCAGGCGTTGCGCCAGGTGCGCCAGATCGCCGAAACCGGCCAGGCCGACAGCGCCGTGCTGCAGACGGCGCTCGACAGCGTGTTCCGCATCGACGCCACCTCGCCGCTGGAGATCTACGGCAACGCGCACGCCGTCGCGCCCGGGATGCAGTTGCTGTTCGACTATTTCGCCAACGAAGGCGATGCGAAGGATGCGTTGCTGCCGCGCCTGGCGCTGTCGGTGATGCAGCTGGAACGCCGCTTCGTGCGCGAAGGCGCCACCGCGACGAAAGTGCAGGAAGGCCTGCTCGCGCTCGCGCCCACCGCCGAGCGCCTCGGCAGCACCCATCCCGACGTGCTGGCCTCGCTCGGCACCCTGTACGCCGATACCGTCAGTCACCTGCGTCCGCGCGTGATGGTCCAGGGCAACCCGCATTACCTCGGCCAGGCGGCCATCGTTTCGGAAATCCGCGCCGTGCTGCTCGCGGCGCTGCGCTCGGCGGTGCTGTGGCGGCAAATGGGCGGCAGCCTGTGGGATTTCCTGCTCCGCCGGCGCGCGCTGGTGGGCGCGGTGCAATCGCACCTGCGACTCTGA
- the mnmA gene encoding tRNA 2-thiouridine(34) synthase MnmA: MTQVRTIVGMSGGVDSSVAALLLRDAGEPIAGLFMQNWADDGSGDCRADDDRRDAVAVCGRLGLPIHFRDFSGEYWDGVFSHFLAEYAAGRTPNPDVLCNREIKFKHFLDAAHALGAERIATGHYARVAIQGGRAQLLRAVDRNKDQSYFLHQLGQAQLSQTVFPLGELEKDAVRRIAREANLPTHAKKDSTGICFIGERDFREFLARYLPATPGEIRDPSGAVVGEHPGVFFFTLGQREGLHIGGVRGRAAAPWYVVGKDVATNVLVVDQGSDSRFLQSDRLWSEPAHWIAGAPPATRFTCTAQTRYRQREEPCTVTVESDGSVAVAFDRPQRAVTPGQSLVLYDGDACLGGAIILRTDAPLDPSFPREFHAA; encoded by the coding sequence ATGACCCAGGTCCGCACCATCGTCGGCATGTCCGGCGGCGTCGATTCGTCGGTCGCCGCGCTGTTGCTGCGCGACGCGGGCGAACCGATCGCGGGCTTGTTCATGCAGAACTGGGCCGACGACGGCAGCGGCGACTGCCGGGCCGATGACGATCGCCGCGATGCGGTCGCGGTGTGCGGACGCCTGGGCCTGCCGATCCACTTCCGCGATTTCTCGGGCGAATACTGGGACGGCGTGTTCTCGCACTTCCTCGCCGAATACGCCGCGGGCCGCACGCCGAACCCCGACGTGCTGTGCAACCGCGAGATCAAGTTCAAGCATTTCCTCGACGCCGCGCATGCGCTGGGCGCCGAGCGCATCGCCACCGGGCACTACGCGCGCGTGGCGATCCAGGGCGGCCGCGCGCAGTTGCTGCGCGCCGTGGATCGCAACAAGGACCAGAGTTACTTCCTGCACCAGCTCGGGCAGGCGCAGTTGTCGCAGACGGTGTTCCCGCTGGGCGAACTGGAGAAGGACGCCGTGCGCCGCATCGCGCGCGAGGCCAACCTGCCGACGCACGCGAAGAAGGACTCCACCGGCATCTGCTTCATCGGCGAACGGGACTTTCGCGAATTCCTCGCGCGCTACCTCCCCGCCACGCCGGGCGAAATCCGGGATCCCTCCGGTGCCGTGGTCGGCGAACATCCCGGCGTGTTCTTCTTCACCCTCGGACAGCGCGAAGGCCTGCACATCGGCGGCGTGCGCGGGCGCGCGGCGGCGCCGTGGTACGTGGTGGGCAAGGACGTCGCCACGAATGTATTGGTCGTCGACCAGGGCAGCGACAGTCGTTTCCTGCAATCCGATCGCCTGTGGTCCGAGCCCGCGCACTGGATCGCCGGCGCCCCGCCCGCCACGCGCTTCACCTGCACCGCGCAGACGCGCTATCGCCAGCGCGAAGAGCCCTGCACGGTGACGGTGGAAAGCGACGGATCGGTGGCCGTCGCGTTCGATCGGCCGCAGCGCGCTGTCACGCCGGGACAATCGCTCGTGCTGTACGACGGGGATGCGTGCCTCGGGGGTGCGATCATCCTGCGCACCGACGCCCCCCTCGATCCTTCCTTCCCCCGGGAGTTCCACGCCGCATGA
- a CDS encoding response regulator, whose protein sequence is MQALTALRQRLTNRPDSEHGQALVRLAVLSVVLAYLMVRGPDPTSPIAEYHDVLIMVATGFAVGLGIVVSILVRPGVSHVRRAIGMVSDYGLMGLAMIRMGEPLAWVYVILMWVTVGNGLRFGNRYLYLAVLGATTSFGATLVFNDYWHANRTLGLGLLLGLVAVPLYLSGLLRALTRATEEARRANEAKSTFLANMSHEFRTPLNGLAGMSELLATTRLDSEQRECLNTIQASTRSLLSLVEDVLDISAIEAGKLKLHTVEFSLHELLGNIGAILQPTARNKRIDYILKVAPDVPERLVGDAGHVRQVLINLAGNAIKFTDEGSVKLDVALAHAEDHKVRLRFTVIDTGIGIPAAARARLFEAFEQADASLSRRYGGTGLGTTIAKGLTEAMGGSIGFESSEMRGSRFWVELPFDLVPFVAQPVGVPREAEAPSPAPVSYGNETGANVIAFGDPFLRHRARVRTLDLLIADDHAANRMVLQRLLQKAGHRVVSVDDGEQVLDALAANSFDAAIVDLHMPGVSGLDLLRELRVMEAGGGKRTPVIVLTADVTPEAIQQCAQAGARAFLPKPIVAARLLDTLAEVATSGQASSTTAANARVELPMGEDDFDPGVLEELGSLGMGESFVREFIQQCLRDAEACLASLEKSGEAGEWAQVRDHAHALKGVSSNLGLVRLAAASSEWMRLPEWQLTREWRARFAVLRERMAQGRAALDARGHKAARDNENG, encoded by the coding sequence ATGCAGGCGCTGACCGCCCTCCGGCAGCGATTGACCAACCGGCCCGACAGCGAGCACGGACAGGCCCTCGTACGCCTGGCGGTGTTGTCGGTGGTGCTCGCGTACCTGATGGTGCGCGGCCCGGATCCGACGAGCCCGATCGCCGAATACCACGACGTGCTGATCATGGTCGCCACCGGGTTCGCGGTGGGGCTGGGCATCGTGGTGTCGATCCTCGTGCGGCCGGGCGTGTCGCACGTGCGCCGCGCGATCGGCATGGTGTCCGACTACGGCCTGATGGGCCTGGCGATGATCCGCATGGGCGAACCGCTCGCGTGGGTCTACGTCATCCTGATGTGGGTCACCGTCGGCAACGGCCTGCGCTTCGGCAACCGGTACCTGTACCTCGCGGTGCTTGGCGCCACCACCAGCTTCGGCGCCACGCTGGTCTTCAACGATTACTGGCACGCCAACCGCACGCTGGGCCTGGGTTTGCTGCTCGGCCTGGTCGCAGTGCCGCTGTACCTGTCGGGCCTGCTGCGCGCGTTGACGCGCGCCACCGAGGAAGCGCGCCGCGCCAACGAAGCCAAGAGCACGTTCCTGGCGAACATGAGCCACGAGTTCCGCACGCCGCTCAACGGCCTGGCGGGCATGTCGGAACTGCTCGCCACCACGCGCCTGGACAGCGAACAGCGCGAATGCCTCAACACGATCCAGGCCTCCACGCGCTCGCTGCTGTCGCTGGTCGAGGACGTGCTGGACATCTCGGCGATCGAGGCGGGCAAGCTCAAGCTGCACACGGTCGAGTTCTCGCTGCACGAACTGCTCGGCAACATCGGCGCGATCCTGCAGCCCACCGCGCGCAACAAGCGCATCGACTACATCCTCAAGGTCGCGCCCGACGTGCCCGAACGCCTGGTCGGCGACGCCGGCCACGTGCGTCAGGTGCTGATCAACCTGGCGGGCAACGCGATCAAGTTCACCGACGAAGGCTCGGTGAAGCTCGACGTCGCGCTCGCGCACGCCGAAGACCACAAGGTGCGCCTGCGCTTCACCGTGATCGATACCGGCATCGGCATCCCGGCCGCGGCGCGCGCGCGGTTGTTCGAAGCCTTCGAGCAGGCCGACGCCAGCCTGTCGCGCCGTTACGGCGGCACGGGCCTGGGCACCACGATCGCCAAGGGCCTGACCGAAGCGATGGGCGGCAGCATCGGCTTCGAGAGCTCGGAAATGCGGGGCAGCCGCTTCTGGGTGGAACTGCCGTTCGACCTCGTGCCGTTCGTGGCGCAACCGGTCGGCGTGCCGCGCGAAGCCGAAGCACCGTCGCCGGCGCCGGTGTCCTACGGCAACGAGACGGGCGCCAACGTCATCGCGTTCGGCGATCCGTTCCTGCGCCACCGCGCGCGCGTGCGCACGCTGGACTTGCTGATCGCCGACGACCACGCCGCCAACCGCATGGTGCTGCAGCGCCTGCTGCAGAAGGCGGGGCACCGCGTGGTGAGCGTGGACGATGGCGAACAGGTGCTCGACGCGCTGGCCGCCAACAGCTTCGATGCGGCGATCGTCGACCTGCACATGCCCGGCGTCAGCGGCCTGGACCTGCTGCGCGAATTGCGCGTCATGGAAGCCGGCGGCGGCAAGCGCACGCCGGTGATCGTGCTCACCGCCGACGTCACGCCCGAAGCGATCCAGCAATGCGCGCAGGCCGGTGCCCGCGCGTTCCTGCCCAAGCCCATCGTGGCGGCGCGCCTGCTCGATACCCTGGCCGAGGTGGCCACGAGCGGGCAGGCCTCGTCCACCACGGCCGCGAACGCACGCGTGGAATTGCCGATGGGCGAGGACGACTTCGATCCGGGCGTGCTCGAGGAACTCGGATCGCTCGGCATGGGTGAATCGTTCGTGCGCGAATTCATCCAGCAATGCCTGCGGGACGCCGAGGCGTGCCTGGCGTCGCTGGAGAAATCCGGCGAAGCCGGCGAATGGGCGCAGGTCCGCGACCACGCGCACGCGCTGAAGGGCGTGTCGAGCAACCTGGGCCTGGTGCGGCTGGCCGCGGCCAGCAGCGAATGGATGCGGCTGCCGGAATGGCAGCTCACGCGGGAATGGCGCGCGCGGTTCGCGGTGTTGCGCGAACGCATGGCGCAGGGGCGCGCAGCGCTGGACGCGCGCGGACACAAAGCCGCGCGCGACAACGAAAACGGCTGA
- a CDS encoding long-chain fatty acid--CoA ligase translates to MQVERPWLSSYPQGVPAEIDVDEFPSIVSVLQSSLEKFRDRPAFANLGKVITYAEIDRLSQQFAAYLLGELKLKKGDRVAIMMPNCLQYPIATFGVLRAGLTVVNTNPMYTARELKHQLEDSGASVLVVLDNFGAVVQEVLAETQVRQVVTTGLGDMLGFPKGPLVNFVLRHVKKMVPDYSLPGAIRFRDALTLGQMHPLPQVAIDAEDLAFLQYTGGTTGVAKGAMLTHRNLVANMQQAAAWIGTNVRYGEELIITALPLYHIFALTANGLVFMKFGGLNYLITNPRDMPAFVKELKKVPFTAITGVNTLFNGLLNTPGFDSIDFSRLHLTLGGGMAVQRAVAERWKKITGVTLVEAYGLTETSPAACINPMDLAEYNGSIGLPVPSTDACLKDESGNRVAQGEVGELCIKGPQVMKGYWQRPDETANVMDAEGWLHTGDMAKMDEKGFFYIVDRKKDMILVSGFNVYPNEVEDVIAMLPGVLEVGAVGVPDEKSGEAVKVVIVRKDPNLTAEEVKAHAKENLTGYKQPKYVEFRTELPKTNVGKILRRELRGPTPAA, encoded by the coding sequence ATGCAGGTTGAACGTCCGTGGCTGTCCAGTTATCCGCAGGGCGTGCCCGCGGAGATCGATGTCGACGAATTCCCGTCGATCGTCTCCGTGCTGCAGTCCTCGCTGGAGAAATTCCGCGACCGGCCCGCGTTCGCCAACCTCGGCAAGGTGATCACCTACGCCGAGATCGATCGCCTCAGCCAGCAGTTCGCCGCCTACCTGCTGGGCGAGCTCAAGCTCAAGAAGGGCGATCGCGTCGCGATCATGATGCCCAACTGCCTGCAGTACCCCATCGCCACCTTCGGCGTGCTGCGCGCGGGCCTCACCGTCGTCAACACCAATCCGATGTACACGGCACGCGAGCTCAAGCACCAGCTTGAAGACTCCGGCGCCAGCGTGCTGGTCGTGCTCGACAACTTCGGCGCCGTCGTCCAGGAAGTGCTTGCGGAAACGCAGGTGCGCCAGGTGGTCACCACGGGCCTGGGCGACATGCTCGGTTTCCCGAAGGGCCCGCTGGTCAATTTCGTGCTGCGCCACGTCAAGAAGATGGTGCCGGACTATTCGCTGCCGGGCGCCATCCGCTTCCGCGATGCGCTCACCCTCGGCCAGATGCATCCGCTGCCGCAGGTGGCCATCGATGCCGAAGACCTCGCCTTCCTGCAGTACACCGGCGGCACCACCGGCGTTGCGAAGGGCGCGATGCTCACGCACCGCAACCTCGTGGCCAACATGCAGCAGGCCGCGGCGTGGATCGGCACCAACGTGCGCTATGGCGAAGAATTGATCATCACCGCGTTGCCGCTGTACCACATCTTCGCGTTGACGGCGAACGGCCTGGTCTTCATGAAGTTCGGCGGCCTCAATTACCTGATCACCAATCCGCGCGACATGCCCGCGTTCGTGAAGGAACTCAAGAAAGTCCCCTTCACCGCCATCACCGGCGTCAACACGCTGTTCAACGGGTTGCTCAACACGCCGGGCTTCGACTCGATCGACTTCTCGCGCCTGCACCTCACCCTCGGCGGCGGCATGGCCGTGCAGCGCGCGGTGGCCGAGCGCTGGAAGAAGATCACCGGCGTCACCCTGGTCGAGGCCTACGGCCTGACCGAAACCTCGCCCGCCGCGTGCATCAACCCGATGGACCTGGCCGAGTACAACGGCTCGATCGGCCTGCCCGTCCCGTCCACCGATGCGTGCCTGAAGGACGAATCCGGCAACCGCGTCGCCCAGGGCGAAGTCGGCGAGCTGTGCATCAAGGGCCCGCAGGTCATGAAGGGCTACTGGCAGCGGCCGGACGAAACGGCCAACGTCATGGACGCCGAAGGCTGGCTGCACACCGGCGACATGGCGAAGATGGACGAGAAGGGTTTCTTCTACATCGTGGACCGGAAGAAGGACATGATCCTGGTGTCCGGCTTCAATGTTTATCCCAACGAAGTGGAAGACGTGATCGCGATGCTTCCCGGGGTCCTGGAAGTCGGCGCGGTCGGCGTGCCGGACGAGAAGTCCGGCGAGGCGGTCAAGGTGGTCATCGTCCGCAAGGACCCCAACCTCACCGCCGAAGAGGTCAAGGCGCACGCCAAGGAAAACCTCACCGGCTACAAGCAGCCGAAGTACGTGGAGTTCCGCACCGAGCTGCCGAAGACCAACGTGGGCAAGATCCTGCGTCGCGAACTGCGCGGACCCACGCCCGCGGCCTGA
- the acnA gene encoding aconitate hydratase AcnA translates to MADSFATRAQLDVNGKSLTYYSLPRLSPRFDLSKLPYSMKILLENLLRHEDGVTVTAEHIEAVATWDAKGDDETEIAFMPARVVLQDFTGVPCVVDLAAMRDAVTKLGGDANRINPLIPSELVIDHSVQVDVFGRADALELNGKIEFERNLERYSFLRWGQKALRNFKVVPPNTGIVHQVNLENLARVVVEREVTNIDGTTELQAFPDTVFGTDSHTTMINGIGVLGWGVGGIEAEAAMLGQPSSMLIPQVVGFKLTGKLPEGTTATDLVLTVTQMLRALGVVGKFVEFYGDGLQHLPLADRATIANMAPEYGATCGIFPIDNEALTYMRLSGRSEEQIALVEAYAKAQGMWHDAATPHATYSATLELDLGDVKPSLAGPKRPQDRVLLEKVKDNFHANLEGLTATRGAKKNELVRMDAEGGDQPQAEHLAASPKSKIRIQDQDCELTDGSVVIAAITSCTNTSNPAVMLGAGLLARNAVKLGLKVKPWVKTSLGPGSLVVTDYLKKAGVLADLEKLGFFVVGYGCTTCIGNSGPLPDEVSRGIAENELVVGSVLSGNRNFEGRVHPEVKMNYLASPPLVVAYALAGTVDIDMTKEPLGRTPDGKDVFLRDLWPTNKEIGDTIAATVGPELFAQNYADVFKGDSRWNQIASPDGAAYAWDAKSTYIKNPPYFDGMTMEVGHIADIHGARVLGLFGDSITTDHISPAGNIKKDSPAGRFLQERGVQPADFNSYGSRRGNDDVMVRGTFANIRIKNLMFGGEEGGNTLYFDKRGAEGEKLAIYDAAMKYKADGVPLVVFAGKEYGTGSSRDWAAKGTNLLGVKAVVAESFERIHRSNLVGMGVLPLQFMDGQNAKSLGLTGAETFDITGLDDGKARTATVVARGPDGEKRFDVRVLLLTPKEVEYFRNGGILHYVLRQLASKKAA, encoded by the coding sequence ATGGCCGACTCCTTCGCCACCCGCGCCCAACTCGACGTCAACGGCAAGTCGCTGACGTATTACAGCCTGCCGCGCCTGTCGCCGCGCTTCGACCTGTCGAAGCTGCCCTACTCGATGAAGATCCTCCTCGAGAATCTGCTGCGCCACGAAGACGGCGTGACCGTCACCGCCGAACACATCGAAGCGGTCGCGACGTGGGACGCCAAGGGCGACGACGAAACCGAAATCGCATTCATGCCCGCGCGCGTGGTGCTGCAGGACTTCACCGGCGTGCCGTGCGTGGTCGACCTGGCCGCGATGCGCGACGCCGTCACCAAGCTCGGCGGCGACGCCAACCGCATCAACCCGCTGATCCCGTCGGAACTGGTCATCGACCACTCGGTGCAGGTCGACGTGTTCGGCCGCGCCGATGCGCTGGAACTCAACGGCAAGATCGAATTCGAGCGCAACCTGGAGCGTTACAGCTTCCTGCGCTGGGGCCAGAAGGCGCTGCGCAACTTCAAGGTGGTGCCGCCCAACACCGGCATCGTGCACCAGGTGAACCTCGAGAACCTGGCGCGCGTGGTGGTGGAACGCGAAGTCACCAACATCGACGGCACGACCGAACTGCAGGCGTTCCCGGACACCGTGTTCGGCACCGACTCGCACACCACGATGATCAACGGCATCGGCGTGCTGGGCTGGGGCGTCGGCGGCATCGAAGCGGAGGCGGCGATGCTCGGCCAGCCGTCCTCGATGCTCATCCCGCAGGTCGTCGGCTTCAAGCTGACGGGCAAGCTGCCGGAAGGCACCACCGCCACCGACCTCGTGCTCACCGTGACGCAGATGCTCCGCGCGCTCGGCGTGGTCGGCAAGTTCGTCGAGTTCTACGGCGACGGCCTGCAGCACCTGCCGCTCGCCGACCGCGCGACGATCGCCAACATGGCGCCGGAATACGGCGCGACGTGCGGCATCTTCCCGATCGACAACGAAGCGCTCACCTACATGCGCCTGTCGGGCCGCAGCGAAGAACAGATCGCGCTCGTCGAGGCTTACGCGAAGGCGCAGGGCATGTGGCACGACGCGGCCACGCCGCACGCCACGTACTCGGCCACGCTCGAGCTGGACCTCGGCGACGTCAAGCCCTCGCTCGCCGGCCCGAAGCGTCCGCAGGACCGCGTGCTGCTCGAGAAGGTGAAGGACAACTTCCACGCCAACCTCGAAGGCCTCACCGCCACGCGCGGCGCGAAGAAGAACGAACTCGTGCGCATGGACGCCGAGGGCGGCGACCAGCCGCAGGCCGAACACCTCGCCGCCAGCCCGAAGTCGAAGATCCGCATCCAGGACCAGGATTGCGAACTTACCGACGGCTCCGTGGTCATCGCCGCGATCACCTCGTGCACCAACACGTCCAACCCGGCGGTGATGCTGGGTGCGGGCCTGCTCGCGCGCAACGCGGTGAAGCTGGGCCTGAAGGTCAAGCCGTGGGTGAAGACTTCGCTCGGCCCGGGTTCGCTGGTGGTCACCGATTACCTCAAGAAGGCCGGCGTGCTGGCAGACCTGGAGAAGCTCGGCTTCTTCGTCGTCGGCTATGGCTGCACCACGTGCATCGGCAACTCCGGCCCGCTGCCGGACGAAGTCTCGCGCGGCATCGCGGAGAACGAACTGGTCGTCGGTTCGGTGTTGTCGGGCAACCGGAACTTCGAAGGCCGCGTGCATCCCGAAGTGAAGATGAACTACCTCGCCTCCCCGCCGCTGGTGGTCGCCTACGCGCTCGCCGGCACGGTGGACATCGACATGACGAAGGAACCGCTCGGCCGCACGCCGGACGGCAAGGACGTCTTCCTGCGCGACCTGTGGCCGACCAACAAGGAAATCGGCGACACCATCGCCGCCACCGTGGGCCCGGAACTGTTCGCGCAGAACTACGCCGACGTGTTCAAGGGCGATTCGCGCTGGAACCAGATCGCTTCGCCCGATGGCGCGGCGTACGCGTGGGACGCAAAGTCGACCTACATCAAGAATCCGCCGTACTTCGACGGCATGACGATGGAAGTCGGCCACATCGCCGACATCCACGGCGCGCGCGTGCTCGGCCTGTTCGGTGATTCGATCACCACCGACCACATCTCGCCGGCCGGCAACATCAAGAAGGATTCGCCGGCGGGCCGCTTCCTGCAGGAACGCGGCGTGCAGCCGGCGGACTTCAACAGCTACGGTTCGCGCCGCGGCAACGACGACGTCATGGTGCGCGGCACCTTCGCCAACATCCGCATCAAGAACCTGATGTTCGGCGGCGAAGAAGGCGGCAACACGCTGTACTTCGACAAGCGCGGCGCGGAAGGCGAAAAGCTCGCCATCTACGACGCGGCGATGAAGTACAAGGCCGACGGCGTGCCGCTGGTGGTGTTCGCGGGCAAGGAATACGGCACCGGTTCGTCGCGCGACTGGGCGGCCAAGGGCACCAACCTGCTGGGCGTCAAGGCCGTGGTGGCCGAAAGCTTCGAGCGCATCCACCGCTCCAACCTGGTCGGCATGGGCGTGCTGCCGTTGCAGTTCATGGACGGCCAGAACGCGAAGTCGCTGGGCCTCACCGGCGCCGAGACGTTCGACATCACCGGCCTGGACGACGGCAAGGCGCGCACCGCCACCGTCGTCGCGCGCGGCCCCGATGGCGAGAAGCGCTTCGACGTGCGCGTGCTGCTGCTGACGCCGAAGGAAGTCGAGTACTTCCGCAACGGCGGCATCCTGCATTACGTGCTGCGCCAGCTGGCGTCCAAGAAAGCGGCGTAA
- a CDS encoding crotonase/enoyl-CoA hydratase family protein — MSNIEKLQRSSRFPTMRVESEPSGASHWLYMHADAGTGIRPCFRTELMDEMWRFLNSITLTKNQRRPGVMRHVVLASDAPAFNLGGDLELFARLIRDNNREQLLGYARKCIDGVHHFHTGLGGDVRTIALVQGDALGGGMELALSCHTIVAEQGVGMGLPEVLFGLFPGMGAYSFLCKRVSPQLAEKMILSGEIYSSDELHKMGVVDILVPKGEGASAVQDLIRNQQRSPHAHLALNQCRAIAQPVGYDELMGITEVWVDTALALGDRSLKTMDRIVRAQERRSGAEVAA; from the coding sequence ATGAGCAACATCGAGAAGCTGCAGCGCAGCTCCCGCTTTCCCACCATGCGTGTGGAATCCGAACCGAGCGGCGCCAGTCATTGGCTGTACATGCACGCAGACGCCGGCACCGGCATTCGTCCTTGTTTCCGTACGGAACTCATGGACGAAATGTGGCGCTTCCTGAACAGCATCACGCTGACCAAGAACCAGCGCCGCCCGGGCGTCATGCGCCATGTCGTGCTCGCCTCGGACGCCCCCGCGTTCAACCTCGGCGGCGACCTCGAACTGTTTGCCCGCCTCATCCGCGACAACAACCGCGAACAGCTGCTCGGTTACGCACGCAAGTGCATCGACGGCGTGCACCACTTCCACACGGGCCTGGGCGGCGACGTCCGCACCATCGCGCTGGTCCAGGGCGACGCGCTCGGCGGCGGCATGGAACTCGCGCTGTCCTGCCACACCATCGTGGCCGAGCAAGGCGTGGGCATGGGCCTGCCGGAAGTGCTGTTCGGTCTGTTCCCGGGCATGGGCGCCTATTCGTTCCTCTGCAAGCGCGTGTCGCCGCAACTGGCCGAAAAGATGATCCTCAGCGGCGAGATCTATTCCTCCGACGAACTGCACAAGATGGGCGTGGTCGACATCCTCGTGCCGAAGGGCGAAGGCGCCTCCGCGGTGCAGGACCTCATCCGCAACCAGCAGCGTTCGCCGCATGCGCACCTGGCGCTCAACCAGTGCCGCGCGATCGCGCAGCCGGTGGGCTACGACGAGCTGATGGGCATCACCGAAGTGTGGGTGGATACGGCGCTGGCGCTGGGCGATCGCTCGCTCAAGACCATGGACCGCATCGTCCGCGCGCAGGAACGTCGCTCCGGGGCGGAAGTGGCCGCGTAA
- a CDS encoding response regulator gives MRVNEVNVVIVDDQTSARTMLRHILEDIGPELAVHDFGDPNAALAWCESNRPDLLLLDYRMPGMDGLEFARRFRRPPVHRDVPIVLVTVVGDEPVRQAALEAGVIDFLVKPVRPRELRARCRNLLHLRQQAETVKQRALSLEQRLLSSMNEVEERERETLSRLARAIEYRDIGTSAYLERMAHVAGLIAEGLGLTEDEARLIELAAPLHDMGKIAIPDAILLKPGPLTEQETTIMRRHPRIGHELLSGSQSRFIQTGATVALRHHERYDGSGYPDGLVGEAIPLEARIVAVADVFDALISPRPYKDAWTIDAALAYLYAQRGRLFDPRCVEALMRSRDRLDDICQRFSTTSSRPALEA, from the coding sequence ATGCGGGTGAATGAAGTGAACGTGGTCATCGTCGACGACCAGACATCGGCGCGAACGATGCTGCGGCACATCCTCGAGGACATCGGTCCCGAGCTGGCCGTGCACGACTTCGGCGACCCGAACGCCGCCCTGGCCTGGTGCGAGAGCAACCGCCCGGACCTGCTGCTGCTCGATTACCGCATGCCGGGCATGGACGGGCTGGAGTTCGCCCGCCGCTTCCGCCGCCCGCCGGTGCACCGCGACGTGCCGATCGTGCTGGTCACGGTGGTGGGCGACGAGCCCGTCCGCCAGGCCGCGCTCGAGGCCGGCGTCATCGATTTCCTGGTCAAGCCGGTGCGCCCGCGCGAACTGCGTGCGCGCTGCCGCAACCTGCTGCACCTGCGCCAGCAGGCCGAGACCGTCAAGCAACGCGCGCTCTCGCTCGAACAGCGATTGCTGTCGAGCATGAACGAAGTCGAGGAACGCGAACGCGAGACGCTGTCGCGCCTGGCGCGCGCGATCGAATACCGCGACATCGGCACCAGCGCCTACCTCGAGCGCATGGCGCACGTCGCCGGCCTGATCGCCGAAGGCCTCGGGCTCACCGAAGACGAAGCGCGCCTGATCGAACTCGCCGCGCCCCTGCACGACATGGGCAAGATCGCGATCCCCGATGCGATCCTGCTCAAGCCGGGTCCGCTCACGGAGCAGGAGACGACGATCATGCGTCGCCATCCGCGCATCGGGCACGAGCTGCTCAGCGGCAGCCAGAGCCGTTTCATCCAGACCGGCGCCACGGTCGCGCTGCGCCACCACGAGCGCTACGACGGCAGCGGCTATCCCGACGGCCTGGTGGGCGAAGCGATCCCGCTGGAGGCGCGCATCGTTGCCGTGGCCGACGTGTTCGACGCGCTGATCTCGCCGCGCCCGTACAAGGACGCCTGGACCATCGACGCGGCACTGGCCTACCTCTACGCGCAACGCGGTCGCCTGTTCGACCCGCGTTGCGTGGAAGCGCTGATGCGCTCGCGCGATCGCCTGGACGACATCTGCCAGCGCTTCTCCACCACCAGTTCGCGGCCCGCACTGGAAGCCTGA
- a CDS encoding nuclear transport factor 2 family protein: protein MPAVLRTLLIALSLAVAIAGCKRDAPEVALRRDIATMQSAIEARDAGALADGLADDFIGPDGMDRTQAKRFAQVIFLRNRTVGATFGPMDIAMQGEGATVKFTAAVTGGAGGLLPDSGQVFDVTTGWRRVGGDWKLVSAEWAPKS from the coding sequence ATGCCAGCTGTCCTGCGCACCTTGTTGATCGCATTGTCGCTCGCCGTCGCCATCGCGGGGTGCAAGCGCGATGCCCCGGAAGTCGCATTGCGGCGCGACATCGCAACGATGCAGTCGGCGATCGAAGCGCGCGATGCCGGCGCGCTGGCCGACGGGCTCGCGGACGATTTCATCGGACCCGACGGGATGGATCGCACGCAGGCCAAGCGGTTCGCGCAGGTGATCTTCCTGCGCAACCGCACGGTGGGCGCGACGTTCGGCCCAATGGACATCGCGATGCAAGGGGAGGGCGCCACGGTGAAGTTCACCGCGGCGGTGACCGGCGGCGCGGGCGGCCTGCTGCCCGATTCGGGCCAGGTGTTCGATGTCACCACCGGCTGGCGCAGGGTGGGCGGCGACTGGAAGCTGGTGAGCGCGGAGTGGGCGCCGAAGTCCTGA